Proteins from a genomic interval of uncultured Desulfuromusa sp.:
- the lon gene encoding endopeptidase La, protein MHDNFEDHDESIEYEIEVETDTDVHAIPDDGLVLARDTLPARLPIIPLRPRPAFPGVIIPLTVNGKARVNTIKQAMETDSQAIGLVMVQELDEGDSTSNLQRVGVAAKILKLIHTEEDSAHVLVNSLERFSIDDVLEKNNIIYADVTYFLSTVYADNPELRAYSMAIISTLKELVQINPLYSEEIKLFLGRTSMDDPARLTDFAANLTNADGFELQEILETFDIHRRIDKVLVLLKKELEVSRLQNKISQQIEEKISAQQRDFFLREQYKAIKKELGLEKEGKVSEIEKYQKRLKKLTLNEEAQKAVDEEIEKLQMIEPSSPEYNVSRNYLDWLTILPWGKFSKDTYDLNRARKVLDRDHYGLDDVKERILEFIAVGKMKGDISGSILCLVGPPGVGKTSVGKSIADALKRKFYRFSVGGMRDEAEIKGHRRTYIGAMPGKAIQAMKSAGTANPVLMLDEIDKIGASFQGDPASALLEVLDPEQNDSFRDHYLDVPFDLSNVMFITTANQLDTIPAPLLDRMEVIRLSGYILEEKLEIARRYLIPKALKSHGMTKTQVSINKAAIADIVTRYAREAGVRGLDNKIKKIMRKAAMEFAEGREERVRVTKHDIENYLGKPVFAEEELIKSVPGVVTGLAWTSMGGATLQIEATTMQSKTKGFKQTGQLGKVMVESSEIAYSYVMGHLAQHKIPENYFDTHFIHLHVPAGATPKDGPSAGVTMTTALLSMILEKPVREKLGMTGELSLTGSVLPIGGVKEKTIAARRAGLQTLIFPFENKKDYDDLPEYLREGIEVHFVKEYPEVFKIALGAK, encoded by the coding sequence ATGCACGATAATTTTGAAGATCACGACGAATCGATTGAATACGAAATTGAAGTCGAGACCGACACTGATGTCCACGCTATCCCTGATGATGGGCTGGTTCTGGCACGCGACACGCTACCGGCGCGGCTGCCAATCATTCCGTTACGGCCACGACCGGCGTTTCCAGGGGTTATCATTCCACTGACAGTCAATGGTAAAGCTCGTGTTAACACCATCAAACAGGCAATGGAAACCGATTCTCAAGCCATTGGTTTGGTGATGGTTCAGGAGCTTGACGAAGGGGATTCAACCAGCAACCTGCAACGCGTTGGTGTCGCAGCCAAAATCCTTAAACTGATCCATACAGAAGAAGACAGCGCCCACGTTCTGGTCAATAGCCTGGAACGGTTCAGTATTGATGATGTTTTGGAAAAAAACAACATCATCTATGCTGATGTCACCTATTTTCTCAGCACCGTCTACGCAGATAATCCTGAGTTGAGAGCCTACTCAATGGCGATCATCTCAACCCTGAAAGAGCTGGTGCAGATCAATCCTCTCTATTCCGAAGAAATCAAACTCTTCCTCGGTCGTACCAGTATGGATGACCCGGCACGATTGACGGATTTCGCTGCCAATCTGACGAATGCTGATGGCTTTGAGCTACAAGAGATTCTGGAAACATTCGATATCCATCGACGCATAGACAAAGTCCTGGTTCTGTTAAAGAAAGAACTTGAAGTCTCGCGCCTGCAAAATAAAATCTCGCAGCAGATTGAAGAAAAAATTTCCGCTCAACAACGTGATTTCTTCTTGCGAGAACAGTACAAAGCGATCAAAAAAGAACTTGGCCTGGAAAAAGAAGGAAAAGTCTCGGAAATTGAAAAATATCAGAAACGGCTTAAGAAACTGACCCTTAACGAAGAGGCGCAGAAAGCCGTTGATGAAGAGATTGAAAAGCTCCAGATGATCGAGCCTTCATCTCCGGAATATAATGTCAGTCGCAATTATCTTGATTGGTTAACTATCCTTCCCTGGGGAAAATTCAGTAAAGACACCTACGATTTGAATCGAGCCCGCAAGGTCCTTGATCGTGATCATTACGGGCTGGATGATGTCAAAGAACGCATCCTTGAATTTATTGCCGTCGGCAAGATGAAAGGTGACATTTCCGGCTCTATCCTCTGCCTGGTCGGCCCTCCCGGTGTCGGTAAAACATCAGTAGGGAAGAGTATTGCCGATGCACTAAAACGCAAATTCTATCGCTTCTCAGTGGGTGGCATGCGTGACGAAGCTGAGATCAAAGGACACAGACGGACCTACATTGGAGCGATGCCCGGCAAAGCGATCCAGGCAATGAAAAGTGCCGGCACAGCTAATCCGGTATTGATGCTGGATGAAATTGATAAAATTGGGGCTTCCTTCCAGGGCGATCCGGCTTCTGCTCTGCTGGAAGTTCTTGATCCGGAACAGAACGACAGCTTTCGCGACCATTATCTGGATGTTCCTTTTGATTTATCGAACGTCATGTTCATTACCACCGCCAACCAGCTGGATACAATTCCGGCACCATTGCTCGACCGGATGGAAGTTATTCGCCTGTCCGGCTATATTCTGGAAGAAAAACTGGAAATAGCCCGCCGCTATCTCATTCCCAAAGCTCTCAAAAGCCATGGGATGACCAAAACCCAGGTCAGTATCAACAAAGCTGCTATTGCTGACATTGTTACCCGCTATGCTCGCGAAGCCGGTGTCCGTGGACTGGATAATAAAATCAAAAAAATCATGCGCAAAGCGGCCATGGAATTTGCTGAGGGTCGCGAAGAAAGAGTGCGCGTGACCAAACATGACATTGAAAACTACCTTGGGAAACCCGTCTTTGCAGAAGAGGAACTCATCAAAAGTGTTCCGGGAGTTGTCACCGGGCTGGCCTGGACAAGTATGGGTGGTGCAACCCTGCAGATTGAAGCCACCACCATGCAGAGCAAAACCAAAGGATTTAAGCAGACAGGTCAACTTGGTAAGGTGATGGTTGAGAGCTCAGAGATTGCCTATTCTTACGTCATGGGTCACCTTGCTCAGCATAAAATCCCGGAAAATTATTTTGATACCCATTTTATCCACCTTCATGTCCCCGCCGGAGCAACCCCCAAAGATGGACCGTCCGCAGGGGTGACCATGACAACGGCCCTGTTATCCATGATTTTGGAAAAACCGGTGCGGGAGAAACTGGGAATGACCGGGGAACTTTCCCTGACTGGAAGTGTATTGCCTATTGGCGGAGTTAAAGAAAAAACCATTGCCGCACGTCGTGCCGGGCTGCAAACTCTCATCTTCCCCTTTGAAAACAAAAAAGATTACGATGATCTGCCCGAATATCTCCGTGAGGGGATAGAGGTTCATTTCGTCAAAGAATATCCGGAAGTTTTCAAGATTGCCCTTGGGGCTAAATGA
- a CDS encoding DUF1801 domain-containing protein encodes MSDKINEFILSLENDKSILVSKLKKLASGLSNASREDIKWNALCLFKGERAFVGIMPYKKYVSVIFDQGSQLSDPNKILEGKGKQMRHIKIYQEQDIKDKKVADFIKESYLLN; translated from the coding sequence ATGAGCGACAAAATAAATGAGTTCATCTTAAGCCTTGAGAACGACAAAAGCATTCTCGTATCAAAACTTAAAAAACTTGCATCCGGTCTATCCAATGCATCAAGAGAAGATATAAAATGGAATGCACTATGCTTATTCAAAGGTGAAAGGGCATTTGTCGGCATTATGCCCTACAAAAAATATGTATCAGTCATTTTTGACCAAGGCTCACAACTCTCCGATCCAAACAAAATTCTTGAAGGCAAAGGAAAGCAGATGAGGCACATTAAGATATATCAAGAACAAGACATCAAAGATAAAAAAGTCGCAGATTTCATCAAAGAATCGTATTTATTAAATTGA
- a CDS encoding U32 family peptidase: protein MTWENMMTQKIKRKRPELLMPAGDMQKLKTAIRFGADAVYLGTADFGLRAHAGNFDLEQLRNARKLTREAGVALYLTLNASLRPDEFSALEKLLEELKLLDLDAYIIADPGVLTTIRRVDPQRSIHLSTQSNSCNPQTAEFWRSCGVSRINLARELTLEDISCFSGQTKIELECFVHGAMCVAHSGRCLLSTALLGRGANQGDCAQPCRWNYALIEEKRPEESFAIEEDDRGTYIMNSRDLCLVEQLPQLIAAGIDSFKVEGRMKSLYYVATTARVYRDAIDRLYADPTDIDPQWREELEKVSHRPYDTGFLFGYDDAKIHAADTHYIRTHDFVGFVRRDQNGLWVEGRNRFLLGDEIELIGPEMRQEQFSVDEIQSLSGESLSAGQPNSRLRLQLPDWADDGDLLRLKRAEK from the coding sequence ATGACCTGGGAAAATATGATGACACAAAAAATAAAGAGAAAACGTCCGGAACTGCTGATGCCGGCAGGGGACATGCAAAAGTTGAAAACGGCGATCCGCTTTGGTGCTGATGCCGTTTATCTGGGAACGGCAGATTTCGGGTTACGGGCTCATGCGGGTAATTTTGATCTTGAACAGTTGAGGAATGCGCGGAAGTTAACCCGTGAGGCTGGTGTTGCCCTCTATCTGACCCTGAATGCTTCGCTGCGACCGGATGAGTTTTCGGCTTTGGAAAAACTGCTCGAAGAGTTGAAGCTGCTTGATCTTGATGCCTATATCATTGCTGACCCCGGTGTCCTGACAACCATCCGCAGAGTTGATCCGCAACGATCCATTCATCTGTCGACTCAGAGTAACAGTTGTAATCCACAAACGGCGGAATTCTGGCGCAGCTGCGGCGTCAGTCGTATCAATCTGGCTCGGGAGTTAACCCTGGAAGACATCAGCTGTTTTTCCGGACAGACAAAGATTGAACTGGAGTGTTTTGTTCATGGTGCCATGTGTGTAGCCCATTCCGGGCGCTGCCTTCTTTCCACCGCGTTGCTTGGACGAGGAGCCAATCAGGGAGATTGTGCCCAGCCTTGTCGTTGGAACTATGCGTTAATTGAAGAAAAGCGGCCCGAGGAGAGTTTTGCTATTGAGGAGGATGATCGCGGCACCTATATCATGAACAGTCGCGACCTTTGCCTGGTGGAACAATTGCCGCAGTTAATTGCTGCGGGAATAGACAGCTTCAAGGTTGAGGGGCGGATGAAGAGCCTTTATTATGTGGCGACAACGGCGCGGGTTTATCGTGACGCTATTGATCGACTCTATGCTGATCCCACTGATATTGATCCACAGTGGCGGGAAGAACTGGAAAAGGTCAGTCATCGTCCCTATGATACCGGTTTTTTGTTCGGCTATGATGATGCCAAAATTCATGCTGCTGATACCCATTATATCCGCACCCATGACTTTGTCGGGTTTGTTCGCAGGGATCAGAACGGCCTTTGGGTTGAAGGACGGAACCGCTTCCTGCTGGGGGATGAGATTGAGTTGATCGGCCCTGAAATGCGGCAGGAACAGTTTTCGGTGGATGAAATTCAATCTTTGTCCGGGGAGTCTCTCTCTGCCGGTCAGCCGAATTCCAGGCTTCGTCTGCAACTACCTGATTGGGCTGACGACGGCGATTTGTTGCGCCTGAAAAGAGCGGAGAAATAA
- a CDS encoding VOC family protein produces the protein MKVNELSTCFFTNDVDACRDFYRQYFAAKEIFDCGWYINLRIGEDGPTIQFMQPQEGMPTFNGAGVMLNFKVDDVDAEHTRLTKAGLQTAMPLEDHPWGDRGFSIIDPIGNSVYIYSDREPADEFKQYY, from the coding sequence ATGAAAGTAAATGAATTATCAACGTGCTTTTTCACAAATGATGTAGATGCGTGTCGTGATTTTTATCGCCAATATTTTGCAGCAAAGGAAATTTTTGATTGTGGTTGGTATATCAATTTAAGAATTGGTGAAGATGGCCCTACTATTCAATTCATGCAACCCCAGGAGGGAATGCCTACATTTAATGGAGCGGGCGTCATGCTCAATTTCAAGGTTGATGATGTTGATGCTGAGCACACGAGATTAACTAAAGCTGGCTTGCAAACCGCCATGCCATTGGAAGACCACCCGTGGGGTGACAGAGGTTTCTCAATAATTGATCCTATTGGTAACTCTGTTTACATATATTCCGACCGAGAGCCTGCTGATGAATTTAAGCAATATTATTAA
- a CDS encoding M48 family metallopeptidase: protein MQLLLLSAYLIVTIIRFGLDWINIRHRQKGRQALPDAFAGQIDEERLDHSDAYALAGDRVGFVEDLLGVVLTLAFLFGGILPWYDRWVAGYTDSFIVSGLLFFGLLALVQLLIGLPFSLYKNFVLEERFGFNRMSLKLWCADLLKSLGIGSVLFILLVGGALALVQATPQSWWLWVWGFWVVVSLFLLYLSPYVIEPLFFKFTPLAKADLEIEVRNLLEKAGAHAGKVLQVDASRRSGHSNAYFTGIGKVKRVVLFDTLMEQLDNKELLAVLAHELGHWRCGHLRQQLIKSQMMALLLCWLSFTLLNSQILPGWLGLEQLSFAGQVLVLGWVGSLLGFFWTPLGSWWSRRHERQADQFAINMVGSGQELASGLVKLARENLSNLFPHPLYAAVYYSHPPLVERVLWLQKGEVDAVSLRKFAADQ, encoded by the coding sequence ATGCAATTATTGTTGTTATCTGCCTATCTGATTGTCACCATCATTCGTTTCGGCCTCGACTGGATTAATATCCGCCATCGGCAAAAAGGACGGCAAGCGTTGCCGGATGCCTTTGCAGGACAGATTGATGAAGAGCGCCTTGATCACAGTGATGCCTATGCTTTAGCCGGGGATCGTGTCGGTTTTGTCGAAGATCTTCTCGGGGTTGTGCTCACCCTGGCTTTTTTGTTCGGCGGAATTCTTCCTTGGTATGATCGTTGGGTCGCCGGCTATACGGACAGTTTCATTGTCAGTGGATTATTGTTTTTTGGCCTTCTGGCTCTGGTTCAGCTGCTGATCGGTCTCCCTTTCTCTCTCTACAAGAATTTTGTCCTGGAAGAACGCTTTGGCTTTAACCGGATGAGCTTAAAGCTCTGGTGTGCCGATTTGCTCAAATCTCTTGGGATCGGTTCGGTTCTGTTTATTTTGCTGGTCGGAGGAGCTCTTGCTCTGGTGCAGGCAACGCCACAGAGTTGGTGGCTTTGGGTCTGGGGTTTCTGGGTTGTTGTCTCTCTCTTTCTCTTGTATTTGTCTCCTTATGTGATTGAACCCCTCTTCTTCAAATTCACCCCGCTGGCAAAAGCGGATCTGGAAATCGAGGTTCGCAATCTGCTCGAAAAAGCCGGGGCTCACGCTGGTAAGGTTCTTCAGGTTGATGCCTCCCGTCGAAGCGGTCACAGCAATGCTTATTTTACCGGGATCGGCAAGGTCAAACGGGTGGTGCTGTTTGATACGTTGATGGAACAGTTGGATAATAAAGAACTGTTGGCCGTGCTCGCTCATGAGCTTGGGCATTGGCGTTGTGGTCACTTGCGGCAACAGCTGATCAAAAGTCAGATGATGGCCTTGTTGCTCTGCTGGCTGTCGTTTACCCTGTTGAACAGCCAGATTCTTCCCGGTTGGTTGGGGCTGGAGCAACTCTCTTTTGCCGGTCAGGTCTTGGTCCTGGGCTGGGTTGGTTCGCTGCTCGGATTTTTCTGGACCCCGCTCGGTAGCTGGTGGTCACGTCGTCATGAACGTCAGGCTGATCAGTTTGCCATCAATATGGTTGGCAGTGGCCAGGAGCTGGCTTCCGGACTGGTGAAGCTGGCGCGGGAAAATTTGAGTAACCTGTTTCCTCATCCCCTCTATGCTGCGGTCTATTACTCCCATCCTCCATTAGTGGAGAGGGTGTTATGGTTGCAAAAAGGGGAAGTCGATGCTGTGTCTCTCAGGAAATTCGCCGCAGATCAATGA
- a CDS encoding integron integrase, with translation MIIVVFTYAMIELPENLSTAYNHFMSRQNIPRKLQPYYRKWLRFYVDFCKKYRHVYAAPESQTEFIVKLKNKGQSETLRQQAKAAIDLYYNMLQAKNMSTPGVAGSSCLLSKTTEADWRWVYIKLEEQIKVRHYSGKTLKSYRGWIRQFQTFVRSREVSTVDIEMVKSFLTFLAVERKVSASSQNQAFNGLLFLFRHVLGQDFGKVDGVVRAKQRKKIPTVLSREEIDRIVRGLKPPYSLIIQMLYGCGLRLFECLKLRVQDLDFTTGMVRVHDGKGKKDRAVPLPEVLRDALQEQLKVVASLYEQDRDENYDGVFLQGRLDAKYPNAAKEFPWQWLFPARMLTFVPEEGEHRRYHLHEKHVQKALKKAVMKAAIPKQATAHTLRHSYASHLLQANYDIRTIQQLLGHADVRTTMIYTHTVQSTTAKNAKSPLDF, from the coding sequence ATGATTATAGTCGTTTTCACTTATGCCATGATTGAATTGCCAGAAAATCTTTCGACTGCCTATAACCACTTTATGTCCAGGCAAAATATTCCCCGCAAGCTGCAACCCTATTATCGGAAATGGTTACGTTTTTATGTCGATTTTTGTAAAAAATATCGACATGTTTATGCTGCCCCGGAAAGTCAAACTGAGTTTATCGTCAAATTGAAAAATAAAGGCCAATCGGAAACGCTGCGCCAACAAGCTAAAGCTGCTATTGATCTCTACTATAATATGCTGCAAGCAAAAAACATGTCTACACCGGGTGTAGCAGGATCAAGCTGTTTATTGAGTAAAACCACAGAAGCCGATTGGCGGTGGGTTTACATTAAACTTGAAGAACAGATCAAGGTTCGTCACTATTCGGGTAAAACACTCAAGAGCTACCGTGGCTGGATACGACAATTTCAGACCTTTGTGAGAAGCCGTGAAGTTTCAACGGTAGATATCGAAATGGTCAAATCGTTTCTAACCTTTCTGGCTGTTGAGCGGAAGGTCTCTGCATCGAGCCAGAATCAGGCGTTTAATGGGTTGCTATTTTTGTTCCGCCATGTTCTGGGGCAGGATTTTGGCAAAGTCGATGGGGTTGTCCGAGCAAAGCAGCGTAAGAAGATACCAACTGTTTTATCAAGAGAAGAAATTGATCGCATTGTGAGAGGGCTAAAGCCCCCATATTCACTGATTATCCAGATGCTTTATGGCTGTGGCTTACGTCTATTTGAATGTTTAAAGCTCAGGGTGCAGGATCTTGATTTTACGACCGGCATGGTCAGGGTTCATGACGGTAAAGGGAAAAAAGACCGGGCAGTGCCTTTACCTGAAGTTTTGCGGGATGCTTTACAGGAACAACTAAAAGTTGTGGCGAGTTTGTATGAGCAGGACAGGGATGAAAATTACGACGGGGTTTTTCTGCAAGGGCGGCTGGATGCCAAGTATCCGAATGCCGCAAAGGAATTTCCCTGGCAGTGGCTTTTTCCGGCGAGGATGTTGACTTTTGTTCCCGAAGAGGGAGAACATCGCCGCTATCATTTACATGAAAAGCATGTACAGAAGGCTCTGAAGAAAGCTGTCATGAAGGCTGCAATTCCGAAACAGGCAACGGCGCACACGTTACGACACAGCTATGCCAGTCATTTATTGCAAGCCAATTATGATATCCGCACTATCCAGCAACTCCTTGGGCATGCTGATGTCCGTACGACAATGATTTATACCCATACGGTGCAGAGCACAACTGCCAAAAATGCAAAGAGTCCGCTTGATTTTTAA
- a CDS encoding transposase, producing the protein MPRIARIVAPGYPHHVTQRGNNQSIVFFDDEDRLTYLRLLGKYSKAFHLHLWAYCLMDNHVHLLVVPEKENALARGIGLTNQVYTQYLNRKRNQSGRIWQNRFFSCIVENDEYLWIVARYIERNPIKVGLVEHAEDYPWSSAKAHLTSAQDDLLQESSWLEETDRSRYAEFILHSDEDVEDKLRSATRTGRPFGSESFMDKMEYQLNAILRPRKPGRPRKIRECP; encoded by the coding sequence ATGCCAAGAATCGCTCGCATAGTTGCCCCCGGGTACCCTCACCATGTCACTCAGCGTGGCAATAATCAGTCTATCGTCTTTTTCGACGATGAGGACAGACTGACCTACTTACGATTGCTGGGAAAGTACAGCAAAGCATTCCATTTGCACTTATGGGCATATTGTCTGATGGATAACCATGTTCATCTGTTGGTTGTTCCGGAAAAAGAAAACGCGCTTGCCCGTGGTATCGGCTTGACCAATCAGGTCTATACGCAATATCTCAATCGCAAACGGAACCAGAGCGGTCGCATCTGGCAAAATCGCTTTTTCTCATGCATCGTCGAAAACGATGAATATCTCTGGATCGTGGCGCGGTACATTGAACGTAATCCGATCAAGGTCGGTTTGGTTGAACATGCCGAGGATTATCCTTGGTCCAGCGCGAAAGCGCATTTGACCTCAGCCCAGGACGATCTTTTACAGGAGTCCTCCTGGCTGGAAGAGACCGACAGAAGCCGGTATGCCGAATTCATACTGCATAGCGATGAAGACGTAGAAGACAAACTGCGTAGCGCAACTCGCACCGGGCGCCCGTTCGGCTCGGAGAGCTTTATGGACAAAATGGAATATCAGCTGAATGCTATTCTGAGGCCCCGCAAACCGGGGAGACCAAGAAAAATCAGGGAGTGTCCCTAG
- a CDS encoding LysE family translocator: MNTDLFLAFIAATAVICTIPGPNITLIVTTAATKGIRAGLMVVVGTTVAQVIQIAMVVAGLAWLVSAYGFVFDLLRIGGAVYLVYLGIKAWRSSNRPAEKVTNRTSLKRGFFVGLANPKSLALLAIFIPQFIDPSLPTNFQFIVLAFTYLSIAVVFDTVYAVSAGYGGRVVYTNRAKLFASRISGIVLIGGGLWLASLQKGK; encoded by the coding sequence ATGAACACTGATCTATTTTTGGCTTTTATTGCTGCCACGGCAGTCATTTGTACGATCCCAGGGCCAAACATCACGTTAATTGTTACAACCGCTGCCACAAAAGGCATTCGAGCAGGTTTAATGGTGGTTGTAGGTACTACAGTCGCTCAAGTTATTCAAATCGCTATGGTTGTCGCTGGCCTTGCGTGGCTTGTATCAGCATATGGATTTGTATTTGATCTGCTTAGAATAGGAGGGGCAGTCTATTTGGTTTATCTCGGTATTAAGGCGTGGCGTAGCTCCAACCGTCCTGCTGAAAAAGTCACCAATAGAACATCCTTAAAAAGAGGCTTTTTTGTTGGTTTAGCAAATCCCAAAAGCCTGGCTCTGCTGGCTATCTTCATCCCCCAATTTATTGACCCTTCGCTCCCAACAAATTTTCAGTTTATTGTGCTTGCATTTACATACCTATCAATAGCTGTCGTATTCGATACTGTATATGCAGTATCAGCGGGTTATGGCGGAAGAGTAGTTTATACCAATAGGGCAAAACTATTTGCGAGTCGCATTTCTGGCATTGTGTTAATAGGAGGTGGTTTGTGGTTAGCAAGCCTCCAGAAGGGTAAATAA
- a CDS encoding glutathione S-transferase family protein, translating into MLGVYSRRNASNALPVMWTIGELSIPHIRHNVGGSFGGVNTTEYLRMNPNGRIPTIRDNDFVLWESNAIVRYLCRRYDAENLLLPCNEQQYALADQWMDWHKTTLYPIYIDLTWAIVRTEPPLRDHALIESLQSKLESQLAILDTHLGVNGYLVGHQLSMADIPFGPLVYRYQKLNLEKKEFANIQAWFNSLKERPAFQHHVMFEFGRNPAEWYRFEREYS; encoded by the coding sequence ATGTTAGGGGTCTACTCACGACGAAACGCCAGCAATGCATTGCCCGTCATGTGGACGATAGGAGAACTCAGCATTCCTCATATTCGTCACAACGTCGGAGGGTCGTTTGGTGGTGTAAATACCACTGAATATCTTCGTATGAATCCAAACGGCCGCATCCCGACCATTCGGGATAACGATTTTGTCTTATGGGAATCAAATGCAATCGTTCGCTATTTATGCCGACGTTACGACGCAGAAAATCTCCTTCTTCCCTGCAACGAGCAACAGTACGCGCTTGCTGACCAGTGGATGGATTGGCATAAAACAACGCTCTATCCGATCTATATAGATCTGACTTGGGCCATTGTCAGAACAGAACCACCTCTACGCGATCATGCGTTGATCGAGTCACTTCAGTCGAAGTTAGAAAGCCAGCTGGCTATTCTCGATACTCATCTCGGCGTGAACGGGTACCTAGTCGGTCATCAACTTTCGATGGCCGATATTCCGTTCGGCCCATTAGTATATCGATATCAGAAGCTAAATTTAGAGAAAAAAGAGTTCGCTAATATCCAAGCTTGGTTTAACTCCTTGAAAGAACGTCCTGCTTTTCAGCACCATGTCATGTTTGAGTTCGGTCGAAATCCTGCTGAATGGTATCGTTTTGAAAGAGAATATAGCTAA
- a CDS encoding DUF4177 domain-containing protein → MLIYKVVETSQVDDLNLEKILNTWTPEGWHLEGIHFAMREASRRPGMAFVTFSREEDE, encoded by the coding sequence ATGCTGATCTATAAAGTTGTGGAAACCAGTCAGGTTGATGACCTGAATCTGGAAAAAATTCTGAACACCTGGACCCCTGAAGGGTGGCACCTTGAAGGAATCCATTTCGCTATGCGTGAAGCCAGTCGACGTCCGGGAATGGCATTTGTCACATTCTCCCGTGAGGAAGACGAGTAG
- the trpS gene encoding tryptophan--tRNA ligase, whose amino-acid sequence MRILSGIQPSGSLHLGNFFGMMQKMINYQEQEDLFCFIANYHAMTSLSDGKALATGTLEAAANFLALGLDPEKSTFWVQSDIPEVQELTWILSNFTPMGLLERCHSYKDKVAQGIKPNHGLFAYPVLMAADILLFQSDSVPVGKDQKQHLEVARDIAIKYNNEHGDVFTIPEPDIDDDVATVPGLDGRKMSKSYGNTIDLFLEEKALRKQIMRIVTDPTPIEEAKNPDTCNIFQIYRLFLNKQEVEDLRQRYLTPGLRYGDVKQELFETARDFFAPYTEKRKDILADTENLRKILAAGADKARYIANKTLRKVRKKGGLIY is encoded by the coding sequence ATGCGCATTTTATCAGGCATCCAGCCCTCGGGTTCTCTTCATTTAGGGAACTTCTTTGGGATGATGCAAAAAATGATCAATTATCAGGAGCAGGAAGACCTGTTCTGTTTTATAGCGAATTACCACGCCATGACCAGCCTGTCAGACGGCAAAGCACTGGCCACAGGAACTCTGGAAGCAGCCGCAAACTTTCTGGCGCTGGGACTCGATCCTGAAAAAAGCACATTCTGGGTTCAGTCGGATATTCCGGAAGTACAAGAGCTCACCTGGATTCTCTCCAATTTTACTCCTATGGGCCTACTGGAGCGATGCCACAGCTACAAAGATAAAGTCGCCCAGGGGATCAAACCAAATCATGGCCTGTTTGCCTATCCGGTGCTGATGGCGGCAGACATCCTGCTGTTTCAAAGTGATAGTGTTCCGGTCGGCAAAGACCAGAAGCAACACCTGGAGGTTGCTCGCGATATCGCCATCAAATACAACAATGAGCATGGTGATGTTTTTACCATCCCCGAACCTGATATTGATGATGATGTTGCCACGGTCCCCGGCCTTGATGGTCGCAAAATGAGTAAGAGTTACGGCAATACCATCGATCTGTTTCTGGAAGAAAAAGCTCTGCGCAAACAAATTATGCGCATTGTCACCGACCCCACCCCGATCGAGGAAGCCAAGAATCCTGACACCTGCAATATCTTTCAAATTTATCGTTTATTCTTGAATAAGCAGGAGGTTGAAGATCTGCGCCAACGCTACCTCACCCCCGGACTCCGTTACGGTGATGTCAAGCAGGAGCTGTTTGAAACAGCCCGTGATTTCTTTGCTCCCTATACGGAGAAAAGAAAGGACATTCTTGCAGATACTGAAAATTTAAGAAAAATACTTGCGGCAGGTGCTGATAAAGCACGTTACATTGCCAACAAAACCCTGCGCAAGGTCAGAAAAAAAGGGGGATTAATCTACTGA
- a CDS encoding DUF2835 domain-containing protein, protein MMATTSRRQYYFRLQISQQQFLRYYQGSANTIQVMSECGKRLHFPAIRLRSFLTHTGINGRFLLTIDNNNRFIDLRRIS, encoded by the coding sequence ATGATGGCGACAACCTCCAGACGACAATACTATTTTCGCTTGCAGATCAGTCAGCAACAGTTTCTACGCTACTACCAGGGCAGCGCCAACACTATTCAAGTGATGTCAGAGTGTGGAAAACGACTTCACTTTCCCGCTATCCGGTTGCGCTCGTTTTTGACTCACACCGGCATCAACGGACGCTTTCTTTTGACGATTGACAACAACAACCGCTTCATTGATCTGCGGCGAATTTCCTGA